In Chitinibacter sp. SCUT-21, a single genomic region encodes these proteins:
- the ftsA gene encoding cell division protein FtsA, with product MTRDAKNLIVGLDIGTSKVVAVVADVTEDGSLNVVGMGSASSKGLKRGVVVDIEKTVGAIQAALGEAELMADCKISEVYTGIAGSHIKSLNSHGMVAIKDKEVTQADIDRVIETASAVNIPADHQVLHILSQEYVIDGQEDVKEPLGMSGVRLEVRVHIVSGAVSAVQNITKCVRRCGLEIAEVVLQPLASAHAVLTDDERDLGVCLVDIGGGTTDMAVFINGAIRHTAVIPIAGDQITNDIAMALRTPTGEAENIKIQHGVALRHMTDPQTMIEVPGVGERGARQMSRHTLAEVIEPRVEELYSFVQAELRRVNLEDRLSSGIVITGGASLMPGMTELAEEIFHMPVRLGLPRYVGGLAEVVKNPRYSTAVGLLIVARQQMQKIPGQRGKEGSIGDIFGRMKSWFQNNF from the coding sequence GTGACTAGGGACGCAAAAAATCTCATCGTTGGGCTAGATATCGGAACGTCAAAAGTCGTTGCGGTGGTTGCTGACGTAACCGAGGACGGCTCGCTCAATGTTGTCGGCATGGGCTCGGCATCTTCAAAAGGCTTAAAGCGCGGTGTTGTTGTCGATATCGAAAAAACGGTTGGCGCAATTCAAGCCGCTTTAGGCGAAGCCGAATTAATGGCTGATTGCAAAATTAGTGAGGTTTATACCGGTATTGCTGGAAGCCATATTAAAAGCCTGAATTCGCATGGCATGGTGGCAATTAAAGATAAAGAAGTTACGCAAGCGGATATTGATCGAGTTATTGAGACGGCAAGTGCAGTTAATATTCCCGCCGATCATCAAGTGCTGCATATTTTATCGCAAGAATATGTGATTGATGGCCAAGAAGATGTGAAAGAGCCATTAGGCATGTCGGGCGTTCGGTTAGAAGTGCGCGTACATATTGTTTCTGGTGCTGTTTCTGCAGTGCAAAACATTACAAAATGTGTGCGCCGTTGTGGTTTAGAAATTGCCGAAGTGGTATTGCAGCCATTGGCCAGCGCGCACGCAGTATTAACCGATGATGAGCGTGATTTAGGCGTTTGTTTAGTGGATATTGGTGGCGGTACGACTGATATGGCGGTCTTTATTAATGGTGCAATTCGCCATACTGCGGTAATTCCAATTGCCGGTGACCAAATTACCAATGACATTGCAATGGCATTACGCACGCCAACAGGTGAGGCAGAAAATATTAAAATTCAGCATGGCGTAGCATTGCGTCATATGACCGATCCGCAAACGATGATTGAAGTGCCTGGTGTTGGCGAGCGCGGTGCACGCCAAATGTCTCGTCATACGTTGGCCGAAGTAATTGAGCCTCGCGTTGAAGAATTATATAGCTTTGTTCAAGCTGAATTACGCCGCGTTAATTTAGAAGACCGTTTATCTAGCGGTATTGTTATTACGGGCGGTGCCTCATTAATGCCAGGAATGACAGAATTGGCAGAGGAAATTTTCCATATGCCAGTTCGTCTAGGTTTGCCACGTTATGTGGGTGGATTAGCCGAGGTAGTTAAAAACCCGCGCTATTCAACTGCGGTGGGTTTGTTGATTGTCGCACGTCAGCAAATGCAAAAAATTCCAGGCCAAAGAGGAAAAGAAGGCTCAATTGGAGACATTTTTGGAAGAATGAAGTCTTGGTTTCAAAATAACTTTTGA
- the ftsZ gene encoding cell division protein FtsZ: MALTIEVPEVSHHVNIKVIGVGGAGCNAINNMIEHHMQGVDFISSNTDAQVLKLSKADNVVQLGAELTKGFGAGCNPDIGRQAAEEDREHIAELISGADLLFITAGMGGGTGTGAAPVIAQVAREKGILTVGVVTKPGLDEGGRQKVAQAGIDELSRYVDSLIVVSNQKLEEVLGDDVTIDEAFRAADDVLRNAVGSIVEIIHYPGLINVDFADVRTVMREMGMAMMGSANASGPDRAIRATEEAIRCPLLDNISFKGARGVLVNFSTAPGKLKKSETRQALEIIEAHVAEGALVKHGVVYDPELAEDEIRVTLVATGLGGGKDMNKPQLSVVSSQTLKTGTDNMGYDDALDTPAIWRNNRRGAAPEAATTRPAMSNIDMDIPAFLRRQAD; this comes from the coding sequence ATGGCATTAACTATCGAAGTTCCAGAGGTATCACACCACGTCAATATCAAAGTAATTGGTGTGGGTGGTGCAGGTTGCAATGCAATCAATAATATGATCGAACACCATATGCAAGGTGTTGATTTTATTTCTTCTAATACCGATGCTCAGGTATTGAAATTATCTAAAGCTGATAATGTGGTTCAGTTGGGCGCTGAATTAACTAAAGGCTTTGGTGCTGGTTGTAATCCCGATATTGGCCGTCAAGCGGCTGAAGAAGATCGCGAACATATCGCCGAATTAATTTCAGGCGCAGATTTATTATTTATCACTGCTGGTATGGGCGGTGGTACCGGTACTGGTGCAGCTCCTGTGATTGCCCAAGTGGCGCGCGAGAAAGGCATTTTGACCGTTGGTGTGGTCACTAAGCCAGGCTTGGATGAGGGTGGCCGTCAAAAAGTCGCTCAAGCGGGTATTGATGAGTTGTCACGTTACGTTGATTCATTGATTGTGGTTTCAAATCAAAAGCTTGAAGAAGTGTTGGGTGATGATGTCACCATCGACGAAGCCTTCCGGGCAGCTGATGATGTGCTGCGAAATGCGGTGGGTTCGATCGTTGAAATCATTCACTACCCAGGCTTGATCAACGTTGACTTTGCTGACGTTCGCACTGTGATGCGCGAAATGGGTATGGCAATGATGGGTTCTGCTAATGCTTCTGGCCCAGATCGTGCAATCCGCGCTACTGAAGAAGCAATTCGCTGCCCATTGCTAGACAACATTAGCTTTAAAGGTGCACGTGGTGTGTTGGTGAATTTCTCAACTGCGCCAGGCAAGCTGAAAAAATCAGAAACCCGCCAAGCTTTGGAAATCATCGAAGCGCATGTTGCCGAAGGCGCCTTGGTGAAACACGGTGTTGTGTACGATCCAGAATTGGCCGAAGACGAAATTCGCGTGACTTTGGTGGCAACCGGTTTAGGTGGCGGCAAAGACATGAATAAGCCGCAATTGTCGGTAGTAAGTAGCCAAACGCTGAAAACTGGCACTGACAATATGGGCTATGACGACGCTTTGGATACGCCTGCTATTTGGCGTAACAACCGCCGCGGTGCTGCGCCTGAAGCAGCAACGACTCGCCCAGCGATGTCGAATATTGATATGGACATTCCAGCCTTTTTGCGCCGCCAAGCAGATTAA
- the msbA gene encoding lipid A export permease/ATP-binding protein MsbA, with the protein MTTAANTPHSMNTKALYRRLLGHFRPYLWVIIATIICMALASASEALLTLLLKPLIDQNLAGASALAKNAAWIVPAQLFGLAVMRFVGNFGNDYGNAWLAQRVMRDFREKIYAKLMRLPTPYYDKTSTGVLLSRVTYDVTQVMEAGTSTLTGLVRDGVAVIGFLAVMFYSSWQLTLFCLVLLPIVAVSIRVVAKRQRRLARETQDKMGEMNSRLDESLSGQRIVKVFGGQDVEVRRFGEVNNRVMRLGIKQGLMVAINSGTIVLLIGMTISVVLYFASLQAQAGQLSAGSFMSFIAAMVAIQGPVRNLTKINERLHRGLAAAESIFALLDEIEEPDHGQHRVARAQGALQIQALRFSYQPDHKPALDGIDLNIQPGQTVALVGQSGSGKTTLANLVPRFYDANDGKILLDDVPLADYQLTNLREQIALVAQDMVLFNDTVTANIAYGTKGEVDMARVRAAAQAAHALEFIEKMPNGFDELLGENGGRLSGGQRQRLAIARAIYKDAPVLILDEATSALDTESERKVQDALDQLMQGRTTLVIAHRLSTIEKADRIVVMQAGRIVESGTHAELLAKHGVYAQMHAVQFGEV; encoded by the coding sequence ATGACTACTGCTGCCAATACCCCGCACTCGATGAATACCAAAGCGCTTTATCGCCGCCTGCTTGGGCATTTTCGCCCGTATCTATGGGTGATTATCGCGACGATTATCTGTATGGCCTTGGCCTCTGCGTCCGAGGCGTTGCTCACTTTACTGCTCAAGCCCTTAATCGACCAAAATTTGGCTGGTGCGTCGGCCTTGGCGAAAAATGCCGCGTGGATTGTGCCGGCGCAATTGTTTGGTTTGGCGGTGATGCGCTTTGTCGGCAATTTTGGCAATGACTACGGCAATGCGTGGCTGGCGCAGCGCGTAATGCGCGATTTTCGTGAAAAAATCTACGCCAAATTGATGCGCCTGCCGACGCCTTATTACGACAAAACCTCAACCGGCGTTTTGCTGTCGCGCGTCACCTACGATGTAACGCAGGTGATGGAGGCGGGCACGTCAACGCTAACCGGTTTGGTGCGCGATGGCGTCGCGGTGATTGGTTTTCTGGCGGTGATGTTTTATTCGAGCTGGCAATTAACCTTATTCTGCTTGGTTTTGCTGCCGATTGTTGCGGTTAGCATTCGCGTCGTCGCGAAACGCCAGCGCCGTCTGGCGCGCGAAACTCAGGACAAAATGGGCGAGATGAATTCGCGCCTCGATGAATCCTTGTCGGGCCAGCGCATCGTGAAAGTATTTGGCGGCCAAGACGTTGAAGTGCGCCGCTTTGGCGAAGTGAATAATCGCGTGATGCGTCTCGGCATCAAGCAAGGCCTGATGGTCGCGATTAACTCGGGCACGATTGTGTTATTGATCGGCATGACGATCTCGGTGGTGCTGTATTTCGCCAGTTTGCAAGCGCAAGCCGGCCAGCTTAGCGCCGGCTCGTTTATGTCGTTTATCGCGGCGATGGTCGCAATTCAGGGCCCAGTGCGTAATCTCACCAAAATTAACGAGCGTCTGCACCGCGGTTTAGCTGCCGCCGAGTCGATTTTTGCTCTGCTCGATGAAATTGAAGAGCCCGATCACGGCCAGCATCGCGTGGCGCGTGCGCAAGGCGCGCTGCAAATTCAGGCGCTGCGCTTTAGTTATCAGCCTGATCATAAACCGGCGCTCGATGGCATTGATCTCAACATCCAGCCGGGGCAAACGGTGGCGCTGGTGGGGCAATCGGGCAGTGGTAAAACCACGCTGGCCAATTTGGTGCCGCGTTTTTATGACGCTAACGACGGGAAAATTCTACTCGATGACGTGCCGCTAGCTGATTATCAACTGACTAATCTGCGTGAGCAAATCGCATTAGTTGCGCAAGATATGGTGCTGTTCAACGACACCGTCACCGCGAATATCGCCTATGGCACGAAAGGCGAGGTTGATATGGCGCGCGTGCGTGCCGCGGCCCAAGCCGCGCATGCGCTGGAATTTATCGAAAAAATGCCGAATGGCTTTGACGAGCTTTTGGGCGAAAACGGTGGTCGTCTTTCCGGCGGGCAACGCCAGCGCCTTGCGATTGCACGCGCGATTTATAAAGACGCGCCCGTGCTGATTTTGGACGAAGCCACCAGCGCGCTGGATACCGAATCCGAGCGTAAAGTGCAAGACGCGCTCGATCAATTGATGCAAGGTCGAACGACTTTGGTGATTGCGCACCGCCTGTCGACGATCGAAAAAGCGGACCGCATTGTGGTGATGCAAGCAGGCCGAATCGTCGAAAGCGGCACGCATGCCGAGTTGTTGGCGAAGCACGGCGTATACGCGCAAATGCACGCCGTGCAATTTGGTGAAGTCTAA
- a CDS encoding FtsQ-type POTRA domain-containing protein, translating to MWDKPQLLIWIANLLTGLAILLLFYSLLFLTVHSPLFPVKRIKVDGELRHITREQLQYVIKNELKGTFFTLDLNKTRQDFEKLPWVRRVEVRRRWPDRLEVNIEEHRAVARWGSSALLNQYGEQFDAASNDALPVLEGPEGTERVMVEGLMRLSEVTSTLNKKPTQLWLSERRAWRFELDKQLIVEVGREDPIGRVERFVKAYPNSLALLQQPFEYIDLRYPNGFAVRLPDYVPAPPPKLDAEGRPIVVKPKALKASA from the coding sequence ATGTGGGATAAGCCGCAATTATTAATATGGATTGCCAATCTTTTGACTGGCCTTGCCATTCTATTGCTGTTTTATTCCCTATTGTTTTTAACCGTGCATTCACCCTTATTTCCGGTAAAACGGATCAAAGTTGATGGTGAGCTACGGCATATTACGCGCGAGCAATTGCAGTATGTAATTAAGAATGAATTGAAAGGCACTTTTTTTACGCTGGATTTAAATAAAACTCGGCAAGATTTTGAAAAATTGCCTTGGGTTCGGCGAGTTGAAGTACGTCGTCGCTGGCCAGATCGCTTGGAAGTGAATATTGAAGAGCATCGTGCCGTGGCGCGTTGGGGGTCAAGCGCACTGTTGAATCAATATGGCGAGCAATTTGATGCAGCAAGTAATGATGCATTGCCAGTATTAGAGGGCCCTGAAGGAACAGAGAGAGTCATGGTTGAAGGTTTAATGCGTTTGAGCGAAGTAACAAGCACATTAAATAAAAAGCCAACGCAGTTGTGGCTTTCGGAACGCCGGGCTTGGCGGTTTGAATTGGATAAACAGTTGATTGTTGAGGTAGGGCGGGAAGATCCAATTGGGCGGGTTGAGCGTTTCGTGAAAGCGTACCCAAACTCTTTGGCGCTGCTACAACAACCATTTGAATATATTGATTTACGGTATCCAAATGGATTTGCGGTGCGTTTGCCGGATTATGTGCCAGCGCCCCCTCCTAAATTGGATGCGGAAGGTCGACCGATTGTCGTAAAACCAAAAGCACTTAAAGCTTCGGCATGA
- a CDS encoding 16S rRNA (uracil(1498)-N(3))-methyltransferase, whose translation MALPRFYVDQALGLGLEFDLPEGVARHVQVVRMQPDETITLFNGQGGEYQAVISAMGKKTVSVRVESFADINRESPLHLTLVQAVSASDRMDYTVQKAAELGVTVFQPVISQYCQQRYSGERAEKRIAHWQGIAASAAEQCGRTRLMEIRPIITYAQFLAQSNDSELKLLMCPTGAIHHSALPVAVKSATVLVGPEGGYSPEEDNQAISCGYTSLILGPRIFRTETVAPVIAGLLQQRYGDF comes from the coding sequence ATGGCTTTACCGCGTTTTTATGTTGATCAGGCTTTGGGCCTTGGTCTTGAGTTCGATTTGCCTGAAGGCGTGGCGCGCCATGTGCAAGTGGTGCGTATGCAGCCCGATGAAACGATTACGCTGTTTAATGGCCAAGGTGGCGAGTATCAAGCGGTAATTAGCGCCATGGGCAAAAAAACGGTCAGCGTGCGTGTTGAGTCGTTTGCCGATATCAATCGTGAATCGCCACTGCATTTAACCTTGGTGCAAGCGGTGTCGGCGTCCGATCGCATGGATTACACGGTGCAAAAAGCTGCCGAGTTGGGCGTTACGGTATTTCAGCCGGTCATCTCGCAATATTGCCAGCAACGCTATAGCGGCGAGCGTGCCGAAAAACGTATTGCGCATTGGCAAGGTATTGCCGCCAGCGCCGCCGAGCAATGCGGGCGCACTCGTTTGATGGAAATTCGCCCCATCATCACTTATGCGCAATTTCTAGCGCAAAGCAATGACAGCGAATTAAAACTGTTAATGTGCCCAACAGGCGCCATTCACCACTCCGCTTTGCCAGTAGCCGTAAAATCAGCGACGGTACTGGTTGGCCCAGAAGGGGGGTATTCGCCTGAGGAAGACAATCAGGCTATTTCCTGTGGCTATACGTCATTGATTCTTGGCCCGCGTATTTTCCGTACCGAAACGGTTGCACCAGTCATTGCAGGTCTTTTGCAGCAACGCTACGGCGATTTTTAA
- a CDS encoding D-alanine--D-alanine ligase, whose product MKEFGKVAVIMGGSSAEREVSLMSGAGVLAALQSKGVDAHAFDPAEQSLIALKEEGFDRAFLILHGRGGEDGTIQGALEFMGVPYTGCGVMASAIAMDKWRTKLLWEAAGLPVPEYRIIDSAAELAQAADELGLPLFVKPASEGSSVGVVKLKSLADIEAAWAEVSRHNSVVLAERNIGGGEYTCAVLDGKALPSVRIIPQTEFYDYEAKYFRDDTEYRCPAGLSDDKESLARSLAEKAYRVLGASGWARIDFLTDDDGTIYLLEANTAPGMTSHSLFPMAARESGLSYEDLVVKILAATLKEAN is encoded by the coding sequence ATGAAAGAATTTGGAAAAGTGGCAGTGATCATGGGCGGGTCTTCCGCTGAGCGTGAAGTATCGCTGATGAGTGGTGCCGGTGTATTGGCGGCATTGCAAAGCAAGGGCGTTGATGCTCATGCATTTGATCCGGCCGAACAATCACTGATTGCCTTGAAAGAAGAAGGTTTTGATCGTGCATTTTTGATTTTGCACGGTCGCGGTGGTGAAGACGGCACAATTCAGGGCGCGTTGGAATTTATGGGGGTGCCTTATACCGGTTGTGGTGTGATGGCATCCGCGATTGCAATGGACAAATGGCGCACCAAATTACTATGGGAAGCCGCGGGTTTGCCCGTGCCGGAATACCGGATTATCGATAGCGCGGCCGAATTGGCGCAGGCTGCTGATGAGTTGGGCTTGCCGCTGTTTGTGAAACCCGCTAGCGAAGGCTCTAGCGTTGGCGTGGTGAAATTAAAATCGCTGGCTGATATTGAAGCCGCTTGGGCTGAGGTCTCTCGCCATAATTCGGTGGTGCTGGCCGAGCGTAATATTGGTGGCGGTGAATATACATGTGCAGTATTGGATGGCAAAGCGCTGCCAAGCGTGCGGATTATTCCGCAAACCGAATTTTACGATTACGAAGCCAAATATTTCCGCGATGACACCGAATATCGCTGCCCTGCAGGTTTGAGTGATGACAAAGAAAGCTTGGCACGCTCGCTAGCCGAGAAAGCTTACCGTGTGTTAGGGGCGTCAGGTTGGGCACGCATCGATTTTCTGACGGATGATGATGGCACAATTTATTTGCTTGAAGCGAACACTGCGCCAGGCATGACCAGTCATAGCTTATTTCCAATGGCCGCTCGTGAGTCAGGCCTATCCTACGAAGATTTGGTCGTTAAAATTTTAGCCGCCACTTTGAAAGAGGCTAATTGA
- the murC gene encoding UDP-N-acetylmuramate--L-alanine ligase, giving the protein MKHKVKRIHFVGIGGVGMSGIAEVLLNLGFEVSGSDLGANATTQRLSAAGAIVHQGHAAEFVANADVVVISSAVKDDNPEVIEAHARQIPVVPRAMMLAELMRLKQGIAIAGTHGKTTTTSLSASVLEAAGLDPTFVIGGKLHAAGSNARLGQGDFLVAEADESDASFLLLTPVISVVTNIDADHMDTYGHDFEKLKQAFIDFLHHLPFYGRAILCVDDPHVRSILPKVKSPITTYGVSEDAMLRAENIFAANGQMKFDAVWKNGETRRLAVTLNMPGMHNVLNALAAIAIGLEVGADEAAIVAALESFQGVGRRFQRYGEVTLPEGGQITVVDDYGHHPVEMAATLAAARGAFPGRRLMLAFQPHRYTRTRDCFEDFVKVLNTVDGLLLAEVYAAGEAPIVAANGRALVRAVRVAGKVEPIFVENIADMPAAIFAAAKDGDVIVTMGAGSIGNVPKQLCERAA; this is encoded by the coding sequence ATGAAGCATAAAGTAAAACGCATTCATTTCGTCGGTATCGGCGGCGTTGGCATGAGCGGGATTGCTGAAGTACTGCTTAACCTTGGTTTTGAGGTGAGTGGCTCCGACTTGGGCGCGAACGCGACAACACAGCGCCTGAGTGCTGCGGGTGCAATCGTTCATCAAGGCCATGCGGCTGAATTTGTGGCCAATGCCGATGTCGTCGTGATTTCCAGTGCAGTGAAAGATGACAACCCTGAAGTTATCGAGGCGCACGCACGGCAAATTCCCGTGGTGCCACGTGCGATGATGCTGGCCGAGCTGATGCGTTTGAAACAAGGGATTGCGATTGCCGGCACACATGGCAAAACAACGACAACGAGCTTGAGCGCCAGCGTGCTCGAAGCTGCAGGTTTAGACCCCACTTTTGTGATTGGCGGCAAATTGCATGCCGCAGGCTCGAATGCGCGCTTAGGGCAGGGGGACTTTTTGGTCGCCGAGGCGGATGAAAGTGATGCATCGTTCTTGTTGTTGACCCCGGTGATTTCAGTGGTTACCAATATCGATGCCGATCATATGGATACCTATGGGCATGATTTTGAAAAATTAAAGCAAGCGTTCATCGACTTTTTACACCATCTGCCGTTTTATGGTCGCGCGATTTTATGTGTGGATGATCCGCATGTGCGCTCAATTCTGCCCAAAGTGAAAAGCCCAATCACGACCTACGGGGTGTCTGAAGATGCCATGCTGCGTGCTGAAAATATCTTCGCAGCCAATGGCCAGATGAAATTTGATGCGGTTTGGAAAAACGGTGAAACGCGTCGTTTGGCTGTGACGCTGAATATGCCTGGTATGCACAATGTGCTGAATGCCTTGGCGGCCATTGCGATTGGCTTGGAAGTTGGCGCGGATGAGGCGGCCATCGTGGCAGCCTTGGAAAGTTTCCAAGGCGTTGGCCGTCGTTTCCAACGATATGGCGAAGTGACTCTACCAGAAGGTGGTCAGATTACGGTGGTTGATGACTATGGCCATCATCCAGTTGAAATGGCGGCTACCTTGGCTGCAGCCCGCGGCGCTTTTCCAGGTCGTCGTTTAATGCTGGCCTTCCAGCCGCATCGCTATACACGTACTCGCGATTGTTTTGAAGATTTTGTCAAAGTGCTCAACACCGTTGATGGCTTATTGCTGGCAGAAGTTTACGCAGCGGGTGAAGCGCCAATTGTTGCGGCAAACGGCCGAGCTTTGGTACGTGCCGTTCGTGTTGCTGGCAAAGTGGAACCGATTTTTGTGGAAAATATTGCCGATATGCCTGCGGCAATATTTGCCGCGGCGAAAGATGGCGATGTGATTGTCACAATGGGTGCTGGCTCAATCGGCAATGTACCAAAACAACTGTGCGAGCGTGCAGCATGA
- the lpxC gene encoding UDP-3-O-acyl-N-acetylglucosamine deacetylase, with protein MFLQRTLKSTIRATGVGLHSGEKVTLTLRPAAADHGIVFQRSDLPESKPFKVGPDLVNDTRLSSTLVQDGVRVGTIEHLMSAFAGLGIDNVLVDVDAPEMPIMDGSAAPFIYLLQSAGIRELNRPKQFVRVLKPIEVHDGDKWVKFEPHDGYKVALTIDFQHPAFKKSAQKIEIDFANTNYVSEIARARTFGFIHEVEYLRANGLARGGNMDNAVVIDEFRVLNEGGLRFEDEFVRHKILDAIGDLYILGYPLIASFSGYKSGHAMNNKLLRAMLADRDSYEIVSFSDDDHVPSSFHDLPPLSI; from the coding sequence ATGTTTTTACAACGCACCTTGAAAAGCACAATCCGTGCGACTGGTGTTGGTTTGCACTCGGGCGAAAAAGTGACCCTCACTTTACGCCCTGCCGCAGCCGACCATGGGATTGTGTTTCAACGCTCTGATTTACCCGAGTCAAAGCCATTCAAGGTCGGGCCTGATTTGGTGAACGACACGCGCCTCTCCTCAACGCTCGTCCAAGACGGCGTGCGTGTCGGCACCATTGAGCATCTGATGTCGGCGTTTGCTGGCCTTGGCATCGACAATGTATTGGTCGATGTTGATGCGCCAGAAATGCCGATTATGGATGGTTCTGCTGCGCCGTTTATCTACCTGCTACAAAGTGCAGGCATCCGTGAACTCAATAGACCCAAGCAATTTGTCCGTGTACTGAAACCGATTGAGGTGCACGATGGCGACAAGTGGGTGAAATTTGAGCCTCACGATGGTTACAAAGTCGCGCTGACGATAGATTTTCAGCATCCTGCGTTTAAAAAATCAGCCCAAAAAATCGAAATCGATTTCGCCAATACCAACTACGTTAGCGAGATCGCGCGTGCGCGTACCTTTGGTTTTATCCACGAAGTGGAATACCTGCGTGCCAACGGCTTAGCACGCGGTGGCAATATGGATAATGCCGTGGTAATTGATGAGTTCCGTGTCTTGAACGAAGGCGGCTTGCGCTTTGAGGACGAGTTCGTACGGCATAAAATCCTCGATGCGATCGGTGATCTGTATATTTTGGGTTACCCGCTGATTGCCTCGTTCTCTGGCTATAAATCGGGCCACGCGATGAATAATAAGCTGCTGCGCGCCATGCTGGCCGACCGCGATAGCTACGAAATCGTCAGCTTTAGCGATGACGATCATGTTCCTTCATCGTTTCACGATCTACCGCCGCTGAGTATCTAG